From one Ctenopharyngodon idella isolate HZGC_01 chromosome 15, HZGC01, whole genome shotgun sequence genomic stretch:
- the LOC127495918 gene encoding E3 ubiquitin/ISG15 ligase TRIM25-like isoform X2 produces MSESAVSQYVDQFSCPVCLDPLKEPVTIPCGHSYCMSCITDCWGQKEHGPPYRCPQCRESFSQRPLLKKNTLIAEMMETLQKTSLQTAAVECDVCTTEKNRAVKSCLQCLASFCQTHLQLHYESPAFMKHKLVEASRNIQENICLSHGKLLEIYCQDDHQCICCLCTDNHKGHSVVSVDSEWTSKTKELKEIKEECQKLIQEREREFSARDHGGH; encoded by the exons ATGTCTGAATCTGCAGTGAGTCAGTATGTGGATCAGTTCAGCTGTCCAGTCTGTTTGGATCCTCTGAAGGAGCCGGTGACGATtccctgtggacacagttactgtatgAGCTGTATTACTGACTGCTGGGGCCAGAAGGAGCACGGGCCGCCGTACCGCTGTCCCCAATGCAGAGAGAGCTTCAGTCAGAGACCTCTACTGAAGAAGAACACTCTGATAGCTGAGATGATGGAGACGCTGCAGAAGACGTCCCTACAAACGGCTGCTGTGGAGTGTGATGTTTGCACTACAGAGAAGAACAGAGCTGTAAAGTCCTGTCTGCAGTGCTTGGCCTCCTTCTGTCAAACTCACCTGCAGCTTCACTATGAATCTCCTGCGTTTATGAAGCACAAACTAGTCGAAGCTTCCAGAAACATTCAGGAGAACATCTGCCTCAGTCATGGGAAACTTCTGGAGATTTACTGTCAGGATGATCATCAATgcatttgttgtttgtgtactgATAATCATAAAGGACACAGTGTGGTGTCTGTGGATTCAGAATGGACTAGTAAAAcg AAAGAGTTGAAGGAGATAAAGGAGGAGTGTCAGAAGCTGATCCAGGAGCGAGAGAGAG AGTTCAGCGCTAGAGACCATGGAGGACATTGA
- the LOC127495918 gene encoding E3 ubiquitin/ISG15 ligase TRIM25-like isoform X1, which translates to MSESAVSQYVDQFSCPVCLDPLKEPVTIPCGHSYCMSCITDCWGQKEHGPPYRCPQCRESFSQRPLLKKNTLIAEMMETLQKTSLQTAAVECDVCTTEKNRAVKSCLQCLASFCQTHLQLHYESPAFMKHKLVEASRNIQENICLSHGKLLEIYCQDDHQCICCLCTDNHKGHSVVSVDSEWTSKTKELKEIKEECQKLIQERERGQRELSEAVKLLKSSALETMEDIEKVFTELICSLEKKRSEIKEQIRAQEKTEIDRAEELHKHLDQELTELRKRQAETEKLLITDDQVNFLKSCQSVCVLPTFEDVPSFTQHTHLSFKDISISVFKEVLEDVLTQQQTAKMSPEVSNVTKPPEPKTQNDFLQYFCELHLDLNTAHKNLELTEDNRKISYLVEVQQYPDHPERFNVFPYILSKEGLCGRCYWEVECSGNDCAVAVCYKRIGRKGNRNDCRLGFNKISWRLGFFLKYFSFIHAKAQVPIPAVRSSRIGVYLDHRAGTLSFYSVSDTMTLLHRVQTTFTEPLYPALGVGAGSSVRIIEQRRAQTNQK; encoded by the exons ATGTCTGAATCTGCAGTGAGTCAGTATGTGGATCAGTTCAGCTGTCCAGTCTGTTTGGATCCTCTGAAGGAGCCGGTGACGATtccctgtggacacagttactgtatgAGCTGTATTACTGACTGCTGGGGCCAGAAGGAGCACGGGCCGCCGTACCGCTGTCCCCAATGCAGAGAGAGCTTCAGTCAGAGACCTCTACTGAAGAAGAACACTCTGATAGCTGAGATGATGGAGACGCTGCAGAAGACGTCCCTACAAACGGCTGCTGTGGAGTGTGATGTTTGCACTACAGAGAAGAACAGAGCTGTAAAGTCCTGTCTGCAGTGCTTGGCCTCCTTCTGTCAAACTCACCTGCAGCTTCACTATGAATCTCCTGCGTTTATGAAGCACAAACTAGTCGAAGCTTCCAGAAACATTCAGGAGAACATCTGCCTCAGTCATGGGAAACTTCTGGAGATTTACTGTCAGGATGATCATCAATgcatttgttgtttgtgtactgATAATCATAAAGGACACAGTGTGGTGTCTGTGGATTCAGAATGGACTAGTAAAAcg AAAGAGTTGAAGGAGATAAAGGAGGAGTGTCAGAAGCTGATCCAGGAGCGAGAGAGAGGTCAGCGGGAACTCAGTGAAGCTGTGAAGCTTCTTAAA AGTTCAGCGCTAGAGACCATGGAGGACATTGAGAAGGTCTTCACTGAGCTCATCTGCTCTCTTGAGAAGAAACGCTCTGAGATTAAAGAGCAGATCAGAGCTCAGGAGAAGACTGAGATAGATCGAGCAGAGGAACTTCACAAACATCTGGATCAAGAGCTGACAGAACTCAGAAAAAGACAAGCAGAGACTGAGAAACTTCTGATCACTGATGATCAGGTCAATTTTCTGAAG AGCTgtcagtctgtgtgtgttttacccACATTTGAAGACGTTCCCAGCTTCACTCAACACACTCATCTGTCTTTTAAAGACATTTCAATCTCAGTGTTTAAGGAGGTTTTGGAGGATGTCTTGACTCAACAACAAACAGCCAAAATGTCTCCAGAAG TGTCAAATGTTACAAAGCCTCCAGAACCAAAGACCCAGAatgattttttgcagt ATTTCTGTGAACTTCACCTGGATCTAAACACAGCACACAAAAACCTTGAACTGACTGAAGACAACAGGAAAATATCATATTTAGTTGAAGTTCAGCAATATCCTGATCACCCAGAGCGGTTTAATGTGTTTCCCTACATCTTGTCTAAAGAGGGTTTGTGCGGtcgctgttactgggaggttGAGTGCAGTGGGAACGACTGTGCTGTAGCAGTTTGTTACAAAAGAATTGGACGTAAAGGAAACCGTAATGACTGTAGACTTGGCTTTAACAAAATATCCTGGAGATTGGGCTTTTTTCTTAAGTATTTTAGTTTCATACATGCTAAAGCACAGGTCCCTATACCTGCTGTCCGCTCCTCTAGAATAGGAGTGTATCTGGATCACAgagcaggaactctgtccttctacagcgtctctgacacAATGACTCTCCTTCACAGAGTCCAGACCACTTTCACTGAACCCTTATACCCTGCTTTAGGGGTTGGTGCAGGTTCATCTGTCAGAATCATAGAGCAGAGGAGAGCTCAGACAAATCAGAAATAA